Proteins encoded within one genomic window of Halodesulfurarchaeum formicicum:
- a CDS encoding surface glycoprotein: MNEGYTDKARAIFLAALMVVSVFGATVSRSLGQITTGTSPVSRSGTGYVTVESGTMIPTEVGA; this comes from the coding sequence ATGAACGAAGGCTATACAGACAAAGCCCGCGCAATCTTCCTCGCGGCGCTGATGGTCGTCTCCGTATTCGGGGCGACTGTCTCGCGTTCGCTGGGGCAGATTACGACGGGTACTAGTCCAGTATCACGGTCAGGTACTGGCTATGTGACAGTCGAATCGGGAACCATGATTCCCACGGAGGTGGGAGCATGA
- a CDS encoding integrase yields MNRKFRHVSEDTGVKVTVQKLRRWFATEMSRCGVDATYIDAFAGRTPSSVLEKHYLDYSPERLRGIYNEAAITVLE; encoded by the coding sequence CTGAATCGAAAGTTCCGTCACGTCTCCGAGGATACGGGTGTAAAGGTGACGGTACAGAAGCTCCGTCGGTGGTTTGCCACGGAAATGAGTCGGTGTGGTGTCGACGCGACGTATATCGACGCTTTCGCTGGACGGACGCCCTCAAGCGTCTTGGAGAAGCATTATCTCGACTACTCACCGGAACGGCTGAGAGGGATTTACAATGAGGCGGCTATCACGGTGCTCGAATAG
- a CDS encoding surface glycoprotein: MDADRQQYLSSTGGGGAVSASAFKHKPTMNEGYTDKARAIFLAALMVLSIAGGSIAFAGSAAANTASMSLSDDLVQDGDDIYVNGTVNANGTVHAFIDEDDAGNYSSAEDTSGLEHIDNYEDDNSYSITLTAPSESGTYDVYVFQDESDTETEIDEDDEGERSASLQVDADKPTISDSEATPTGEVNDPNQEIAVPVSDETTDVETIQVELYHNGDQMGAYDLTPDNEPDGLAYADENLTINPGSGNIPALQDGTTTVYVTATDTAGNSKDASFSFEVETDSLETEFVADNEDGSNAAEETFSQGEDRNPFDSSNELNVYDENEYAVDFDVSLEAPAASLINDGTAELVIDGPGADGEVTFDNEADDVYTSGGTFSVNTDGDDYNFSADGTYSVTISGEDTAGNSIEETYDVKVDTTSPTAESIELSDTTITEADYDEQDTVTVTFDEPVDPATVEVELRVDGEVNTTVSKGIASLDYTDEVDIGFTPSDTSDPTVLNDIENGSAIANVTAAEDVANNALQTEGQNETTFEVYTQTPKITVEAPSPTLDDDFSGAVNFSTFVTEMDDDVEATYRIEDTENSNYIEISDSVENYDTNNLPDGTYNFVVDVEDEYGNTASDSAEFTIDNVVGTVEKVDTPNTLSDWVHLTESTDDSSDELFDYDGDGDTNALESGESFTISVAEYNETTAEFGNYQELNGEWIDTTNYEDGLIKLKATVHGAEGGSDSVTQVVDVDNIDSVQYESGPTPDLGTVALENANADKEVLPVIVSDHELETLGATVANLHYDQDSTTTLSIDDFTEVKQSNGEYRYTAPVQVDYDGQYELTVTDATYLDEQGDSEVWNGEDPTSTTLVDTEQPKPIEATVANGYEDQLTIEVLFSEPLDKKPETDEIGVEGVSTDVRRVDALNDESKSGVIFVTFDEEFQTADAPDITFDAGSLSDAFGSEYESNSDEVKTPIRTERFDLSSEGLNVISVPAETGRLDITETDFNSDEVEAVWAYAPDDPDAGENGWLEFAPGAEENSLDYLKGGEGYIVSTVSDTQISVNAQNAPVSGDRTQKSLNAGWNLIGHYQEGYQKVGQALTPLGDQVYQIENGYTGEQLTTDRNLKPGQGYWLFTSEGGLHVPVNYGGPTSEKPDVYAASGVNFIDSTIENGEEVTIKVAVDSDAALRSVTADNHDLGIDNGELKAVDSNLQEATLYEGTFDVDYQSDYDGIESEYINIRAVTTDGNVGEYGEKVDPADRSGSVSVNSNDLTPDSTVTFDVEYNDGVVDPALVIEKQNGDNLKTVDLSSAGEKTVTFNPQNLPEDDADLNAKLVDNSESGEYVVSDTDAGMASTTVSTPVMKDMAYYSTEGDWTVETGASAIANAEDSASAGTTIYVEENSEGTTYDGFSVSKTDLTLEGPNAGVAGDSDQRGSEATITSGVFVDGNPSDVVIDGFAIERTIGEAEGVVQIGSTSNPGANNLTIRNNVITATSDGPSNLGTILIEHIDGEIQIEDNLLTQTGDGTGEAQVRGLVEAVQLENTAIVVDGNTIETDVGVRPSGFDGPSPEYTITNNEFVENDRVGVQLGGSYNGEVEISGNTFEDSNIGIDHQTGATTDITIESNTFTETEGAGIVAFVSDRRGGDGSVVGLDRDAIEANNTFNPGSTQVGPIDFGGEQLFDIAPDNS; this comes from the coding sequence GTGGACGCCGACAGACAACAGTACCTATCATCGACGGGTGGCGGTGGTGCTGTTTCGGCGTCTGCATTCAAACACAAACCAACCATGAACGAAGGCTATACAGACAAAGCCCGCGCAATCTTCCTCGCGGCGCTGATGGTCCTCTCGATCGCGGGAGGGTCAATCGCGTTTGCGGGAAGTGCGGCGGCGAACACAGCATCGATGTCCTTGAGCGATGACCTCGTTCAGGATGGCGATGATATCTACGTAAATGGCACAGTAAATGCAAATGGAACCGTTCACGCCTTCATCGACGAAGACGATGCAGGTAACTACAGTTCTGCTGAAGACACATCCGGGTTAGAGCACATAGATAATTATGAGGATGACAATTCCTACTCAATAACGCTCACAGCCCCGAGCGAAAGTGGCACGTATGATGTCTATGTGTTCCAAGACGAGAGTGACACGGAAACCGAAATAGACGAGGATGATGAAGGTGAGCGGTCAGCTTCACTGCAGGTTGATGCTGATAAGCCAACCATATCCGATAGTGAAGCCACTCCAACTGGTGAAGTCAATGACCCTAATCAAGAAATCGCCGTCCCTGTGAGTGATGAGACGACCGATGTCGAAACCATTCAGGTCGAACTCTACCACAATGGCGACCAGATGGGCGCTTACGACCTCACTCCGGACAATGAGCCGGATGGGCTCGCATATGCGGACGAGAACCTGACAATTAATCCTGGCAGTGGCAATATTCCTGCCCTCCAGGACGGCACGACGACCGTCTATGTGACGGCCACTGACACAGCGGGTAATAGCAAGGACGCCTCGTTCTCGTTTGAGGTAGAAACCGACTCGCTCGAAACTGAATTCGTCGCAGATAACGAGGATGGTTCGAATGCCGCTGAAGAAACATTCTCCCAGGGTGAGGATCGAAACCCATTCGATAGCTCAAACGAGCTCAATGTCTACGACGAAAACGAATACGCTGTCGACTTTGATGTGTCCTTGGAGGCGCCGGCCGCGAGTTTGATCAACGACGGCACCGCCGAACTGGTCATTGACGGACCTGGTGCAGACGGCGAAGTGACATTCGACAACGAAGCCGACGACGTTTACACTTCGGGTGGCACATTCAGCGTCAACACGGACGGTGACGACTACAACTTCAGTGCAGACGGCACGTACTCGGTGACGATCTCCGGTGAAGACACGGCTGGCAATTCGATCGAAGAGACTTACGATGTCAAGGTCGACACCACCTCGCCGACCGCAGAGAGCATCGAGCTCTCGGACACGACAATCACAGAAGCCGACTACGACGAACAGGATACGGTCACGGTGACGTTTGACGAGCCGGTCGATCCTGCAACCGTAGAAGTCGAATTGAGAGTCGATGGCGAAGTCAACACGACGGTTAGCAAAGGAATTGCGTCATTAGATTACACCGATGAAGTCGATATCGGGTTCACTCCTTCGGACACATCAGATCCGACAGTTCTCAATGACATTGAGAATGGGTCTGCTATAGCCAACGTCACCGCCGCTGAGGACGTTGCTAACAATGCACTGCAGACCGAAGGCCAGAACGAGACAACTTTCGAGGTCTACACCCAGACACCGAAGATTACAGTCGAGGCACCCAGCCCAACCCTAGATGACGACTTCAGTGGCGCGGTAAACTTCTCCACGTTCGTGACCGAGATGGATGATGACGTGGAGGCCACGTACCGAATTGAAGACACTGAGAATTCGAATTACATCGAGATCTCGGATTCCGTCGAGAATTACGACACGAACAACCTCCCCGACGGTACTTACAATTTCGTCGTCGACGTTGAGGATGAGTACGGCAATACTGCTTCGGACTCTGCGGAATTCACAATTGACAACGTTGTTGGAACGGTCGAAAAAGTAGACACTCCTAACACCCTATCCGATTGGGTGCACCTGACCGAAAGCACCGATGATAGCTCCGATGAACTGTTCGATTACGACGGGGACGGAGACACAAATGCTCTCGAGTCGGGTGAATCTTTCACCATTTCGGTGGCCGAGTACAACGAAACCACGGCTGAGTTCGGAAACTACCAAGAACTCAACGGTGAATGGATCGACACGACCAATTACGAAGACGGACTGATCAAGCTGAAGGCGACCGTCCACGGTGCTGAAGGCGGTAGTGACTCGGTCACGCAGGTGGTCGATGTCGATAATATCGATTCGGTGCAGTACGAATCCGGTCCTACCCCGGACCTTGGTACTGTCGCGTTGGAGAACGCCAACGCTGACAAAGAAGTCCTGCCCGTCATCGTATCGGATCACGAACTCGAGACGCTCGGCGCCACGGTGGCGAACCTCCACTACGATCAGGACAGCACGACGACCCTCTCCATCGACGACTTCACGGAAGTGAAGCAGTCGAACGGTGAGTACCGGTACACGGCACCTGTTCAGGTGGATTACGACGGTCAGTACGAACTGACTGTCACCGATGCCACGTATCTGGACGAACAGGGCGATTCTGAAGTGTGGAACGGTGAGGATCCGACAAGCACGACCCTCGTCGATACCGAGCAGCCCAAGCCAATCGAGGCAACGGTGGCCAATGGTTATGAAGACCAACTAACTATTGAAGTGCTGTTCAGCGAACCCCTGGACAAAAAACCCGAGACCGACGAGATCGGCGTTGAAGGGGTTTCCACTGATGTTCGAAGGGTCGACGCTCTGAACGACGAATCAAAATCTGGTGTTATCTTCGTCACCTTTGACGAGGAGTTCCAGACTGCCGACGCGCCGGATATCACTTTCGACGCTGGGAGTCTTTCCGACGCGTTCGGGAGCGAATACGAATCTAACAGCGACGAAGTGAAGACGCCGATTCGAACGGAAAGGTTCGATCTCTCCAGTGAGGGACTGAACGTCATCTCCGTGCCGGCCGAAACTGGCCGCCTCGACATCACTGAGACGGACTTCAACAGTGATGAGGTTGAGGCCGTGTGGGCGTACGCACCTGACGACCCCGATGCTGGCGAGAACGGATGGCTGGAATTCGCACCTGGTGCTGAGGAGAACTCCCTGGACTACCTGAAAGGTGGCGAGGGGTACATCGTCAGCACGGTAAGTGACACTCAGATTTCGGTTAACGCGCAGAACGCACCAGTCTCGGGCGACCGGACGCAGAAATCGCTCAACGCTGGCTGGAACCTGATCGGTCACTACCAGGAGGGTTACCAGAAGGTTGGCCAGGCACTGACGCCGCTCGGTGACCAGGTCTACCAGATCGAGAACGGCTACACTGGCGAGCAACTCACGACCGACCGTAACCTCAAGCCCGGCCAGGGCTACTGGCTGTTCACCAGCGAAGGTGGCCTACACGTGCCGGTGAATTACGGCGGCCCGACTAGCGAAAAGCCGGACGTGTATGCTGCATCTGGCGTCAATTTCATTGACTCCACCATCGAGAACGGCGAAGAGGTCACAATTAAGGTGGCCGTCGATAGTGACGCCGCACTGCGGAGTGTCACTGCTGACAACCACGATCTCGGTATCGACAATGGCGAGCTGAAAGCCGTCGATAGCAACCTGCAGGAAGCGACCCTCTACGAGGGAACCTTCGACGTTGATTACCAATCAGATTACGACGGAATTGAATCTGAATACATCAATATTCGGGCTGTCACCACCGACGGGAACGTTGGTGAATACGGTGAGAAAGTCGATCCGGCCGACCGTAGTGGTTCGGTTTCGGTGAATAGCAACGACCTCACACCTGACAGTACGGTCACGTTCGATGTGGAATACAACGACGGAGTCGTGGATCCGGCCCTCGTCATCGAGAAGCAGAACGGTGACAACCTCAAGACCGTCGACCTTTCCTCTGCTGGAGAAAAGACGGTCACGTTCAATCCCCAGAACCTTCCCGAGGACGACGCGGATCTGAATGCGAAGCTTGTCGACAACAGTGAGAGCGGCGAGTACGTGGTCTCTGACACCGACGCCGGCATGGCCTCGACCACTGTCTCCACCCCGGTCATGAAGGACATGGCCTACTACAGCACGGAGGGCGACTGGACGGTTGAGACCGGTGCGAGCGCTATCGCGAACGCAGAAGATTCCGCTAGTGCTGGAACAACCATCTACGTCGAAGAGAACTCTGAGGGCACGACTTATGATGGCTTCAGTGTCTCGAAGACTGACCTGACGCTCGAAGGCCCGAACGCTGGCGTCGCTGGTGATAGCGACCAGCGTGGCTCTGAAGCGACGATTACCAGCGGTGTATTCGTTGACGGAAACCCGAGTGACGTTGTTATTGACGGGTTCGCAATTGAACGGACCATCGGAGAAGCCGAAGGTGTCGTCCAAATCGGCTCGACGTCCAACCCCGGAGCGAACAACCTGACCATCAGGAACAACGTCATTACAGCGACTTCGGATGGACCAAGTAATCTTGGGACCATCCTCATCGAACATATTGATGGAGAGATTCAGATTGAGGATAACCTGCTGACCCAGACTGGTGACGGAACGGGTGAGGCACAGGTTCGCGGCCTCGTCGAAGCAGTTCAGCTTGAGAACACTGCAATTGTGGTCGACGGTAACACAATTGAAACTGACGTCGGTGTCAGGCCGTCCGGCTTCGACGGACCATCCCCCGAATACACAATCACGAACAACGAGTTCGTGGAGAACGACCGCGTCGGAGTGCAACTGGGCGGTAGCTACAACGGCGAAGTCGAGATATCGGGGAATACATTTGAGGACAGCAACATAGGAATAGACCATCAGACTGGCGCTACTACCGACATCACCATCGAATCTAATACCTTTACCGAGACTGAAGGTGCTGGTATAGTTGCATTCGTCTCTGACCGGCGAGGTGGAGACGGTAGCGTTGTTGGCCTTGACCGGGATGCTATTGAAGCGAATAATACCTTCAATCCGGGCTCCACACAGGTTGGTCCAATCGACTTCGGAGGTGAACAGCTATTCGACATTGCGCCAGATAACTCATAA
- a CDS encoding Rossmann-like domain-containing protein — MPSASPHAILRARLDTIQDAPPITGVATGDELTMVVLEDDRAGVAMLPEGTIPEVAGESARAVAKRGIESTDPRERALGVAALNALDAPADVRPGLDPFRSLDPATERVAMVGLFAPVLYHLDAGHVDVFERDPDAMDLPEDLPADIEVAMHAPESASEIVPESQVLFVTGSTLVYGGLENYLDAARPDQTVVIVGASASFTPAPLFEAGVDLVGGASVADIDRLHTEIEAGRSEAQLHDVGLHKWAVLDPQATDLPGLQLE; from the coding sequence ATGCCTTCCGCATCTCCTCACGCCATCCTCCGCGCGCGCCTCGACACCATCCAGGACGCCCCACCCATCACGGGCGTCGCGACCGGCGACGAACTCACCATGGTCGTCCTCGAAGACGACCGGGCCGGCGTCGCGATGCTCCCCGAGGGCACCATCCCCGAGGTCGCCGGCGAGTCGGCACGCGCCGTCGCAAAACGGGGCATCGAGAGTACGGACCCACGCGAGCGCGCGCTCGGGGTCGCCGCGCTCAACGCCCTCGACGCCCCGGCGGACGTTCGCCCCGGACTGGACCCATTCCGCAGCCTCGACCCCGCGACTGAACGGGTGGCGATGGTCGGGCTGTTCGCCCCCGTACTCTACCACCTCGATGCGGGCCACGTGGACGTCTTCGAGCGCGATCCCGACGCGATGGACCTGCCCGAGGACCTCCCGGCGGACATCGAGGTCGCGATGCACGCGCCCGAGAGCGCGAGCGAAATCGTCCCCGAATCGCAGGTGCTCTTCGTCACCGGCTCGACGCTGGTCTACGGCGGACTCGAGAACTATCTGGACGCCGCGCGGCCCGACCAGACCGTGGTGATCGTGGGCGCGAGCGCGTCGTTCACGCCGGCCCCGCTCTTCGAGGCCGGGGTCGATCTGGTCGGCGGGGCCAGCGTGGCCGACATCGACCGGCTCCACACCGAAATCGAGGCCGGGCGCTCGGAAGCTCAGCTGCACGACGTCGGGCTGCACAAGTGGGCCGTCCTCGATCCCCAGGCCACCGACCTGCCGGGACTCCAACTCGAGTAA